A single window of Entomoplasma ellychniae DNA harbors:
- a CDS encoding ATP-binding cassette domain-containing protein, with protein MAIHLLCYAILIVCEQKIIDISQDKNYQQLVIFCGILIITMLFARVFNLITNLVSNKIKMLYKNYLRQQIAKKIIWEYAQDKNFIPSVSWLSADVEQIENSYLNEILEFIYNFTWVIIGVGFLAAYSWILFLATIIITIIIFIVSSLFQKMINKSTIAISEQNKVFLSKITDLINGFSLFWQNLMLFKFIRKNNEESELIENKIKKNSFNQVLQSEAIYSVSTISSVMILIFCGWLLYKGNITAGSVIAITQFSATFTYDSQATFRGLFHLIAGKKIANKFKLEQQYITNKPLKLSFQKLQLKNFALTIEGIELLKNLRFEIKNNQKILIIGHSGCGKTTFLKSLVKINQNYDGDILLNNKNYHSLSDETLYNSIYYSEQFPHLFEDTILNNITLWNEEVNELKIKNILDKLNFHPEYNLQSQIINLSGGEKQKILLAQAINTNRDILIFDEPTSSLDVRNTGTILEYLLSIDKTVIIVSHKLDDKLINEFDQIIDFNHLKI; from the coding sequence ATGGCAATTCATTTACTTTGTTATGCTATTTTAATTGTTTGTGAACAAAAAATTATTGATATATCTCAAGATAAAAATTATCAACAATTAGTAATTTTTTGTGGAATTTTGATTATAACAATGTTATTTGCTCGAGTGTTTAATTTAATTACTAATTTAGTAAGTAATAAAATCAAAATGCTTTACAAAAATTATTTACGTCAGCAAATTGCTAAAAAAATTATTTGAGAATACGCTCAAGATAAAAACTTTATTCCTTCAGTCTCATGATTATCAGCAGATGTAGAACAAATTGAAAATTCATACTTAAATGAAATTCTAGAATTTATTTATAACTTTACTTGAGTTATCATTGGGGTTGGTTTTTTGGCTGCTTACAGTTGAATTTTATTTTTGGCTACAATTATTATTACTATTATCATCTTTATAGTATCGAGTTTATTTCAAAAAATGATTAATAAAAGCACTATTGCTATTAGTGAACAAAATAAAGTTTTTTTATCAAAAATAACCGATTTAATTAACGGATTTTCGCTTTTTTGACAAAATTTAATGCTTTTTAAATTTATCCGTAAAAATAATGAGGAAAGTGAATTAATTGAAAATAAAATCAAGAAAAATAGTTTTAATCAAGTTTTACAATCTGAAGCAATTTATTCGGTATCAACAATTTCATCGGTCATGATTTTAATTTTTTGTGGTTGGCTTCTATATAAAGGTAATATAACAGCTGGATCAGTCATTGCTATTACACAGTTTTCAGCAACATTTACTTATGATTCACAAGCAACATTTCGTGGATTATTCCATTTAATTGCTGGTAAAAAAATTGCTAATAAATTTAAATTAGAACAACAATATATTACAAATAAACCATTGAAATTAAGTTTTCAAAAACTGCAATTAAAAAATTTTGCATTAACAATTGAAGGTATCGAATTATTAAAAAATTTAAGATTTGAAATTAAAAATAATCAAAAGATTTTAATTATTGGTCATAGTGGATGTGGTAAGACAACTTTCTTAAAAAGTTTGGTAAAAATAAATCAAAATTATGACGGGGACATTTTGTTAAATAATAAGAACTACCATTCATTAAGTGATGAGACACTTTATAATTCAATATATTATTCTGAACAATTCCCTCACCTTTTTGAAGATACGATTCTTAATAATATTACTTTATGAAATGAAGAGGTTAATGAATTAAAAATTAAAAATATTTTAGACAAACTGAACTTTCATCCCGAATATAATCTTCAAAGCCAAATTATTAATTTATCTGGAGGAGAAAAACAAAAAATATTATTAGCTCAAGCGATTAATACTAATCGAGACATCTTAATTTTTGACGAGCCCACCAGTTCACTTGATGTTAGAAATACAGGCACTATTTTAGAGTACTTATTATCAATTGATAAAACTGTAATAATTGTTTCTCACAAGTTAGATGATAAATTAATTAATGAGTTTGATCAAATCATTGATTTCAATCATCTTAAAATTTAA
- a CDS encoding IS3 family transposase, translating to MFIRENLKNYKLSLMLDVLALKRSYWDKYKNFVFDEKDKICLQEIKKVFDENLKQFGYREIDKALRRKGITINHKKILRIMNTYGIRAHYVRKMIKKASINKILQSYINVHPDLIQRKFNQVKTRFSVLFCRIVSDNVSMN from the coding sequence ATGTTTATCAGAGAAAATCTTAAAAATTATAAATTATCTTTAATGTTAGATGTTTTAGCATTAAAAAGATCTTATTGAGATAAATACAAAAATTTTGTTTTTGATGAAAAGGATAAAATTTGTTTACAAGAAATTAAAAAGGTTTTTGATGAAAATTTAAAACAATTTGGCTATCGAGAAATAGATAAGGCCCTTAGACGAAAAGGCATAACTATTAATCATAAAAAGATTCTCAGAATAATGAATACCTATGGTATTCGCGCCCATTACGTTAGAAAAATGATTAAAAAAGCTTCAATTAACAAAATTCTACAAAGTTACATCAATGTTCATCCAGATCTAATTCAAAGAAAATTTAATCAAGTTAAAACTAGATTTTCTGTTTTATTCTGTCGAATTGTAAGTGATAATGTCTCAATGAATTAG
- a CDS encoding ATP-binding cassette domain-containing protein has product MKKFKILVFFTALLIIFQSTVYLFLSFIISFLGKTNSDLIKTVLILAIYPILWIVWLSSKILQDYLKNKCLKLMMLNYKSKITTYIVNHSFQDFEDMKFNEYKSNFMNDAKMIRIRYSIYFVLIENTITILVAAGMLIYISPILFGASFGFSIITLLISIYAGTMLMRWVEKISLNNASYVHKLNNLLKGFQLMFSNSKIKIFQKKLDNFNDEFETNHAKFICKQFKWSIPFGLNNRLSWCICLILNAYLLYSKQITAAEFIAVIPIFTNFNNELIGVFESTANLFSTNSINRKFNLENELNISSGNQFKKVEEVSLQGISISYNEKPIINNLSCDFKANQKYLLSGKSGAGKTTLIKTIVGFKNINQGVISVNNQIIDNKNLYDFKNHISYVEQNTYLFDDTVGFNIALSDHYDIDRINAILKLIQLDSIANFDHSTIIGGDSDKISGGQKQRIGLARALYLNRQIWLIDETTSNLDKENKYIIENIILNQKDKIVVMISHNLSKENQSKINQIITI; this is encoded by the coding sequence ATGAAAAAATTTAAAATATTAGTATTTTTTACTGCTTTACTTATTATTTTTCAAAGTACAGTATATTTATTTTTATCATTTATCATTTCTTTTTTAGGTAAAACAAACTCTGATTTGATAAAAACAGTTTTAATTTTAGCAATTTATCCAATTTTATGAATTGTGTGGTTATCTTCTAAAATTCTGCAAGACTATTTAAAAAATAAATGTTTAAAATTAATGATGCTAAATTATAAAAGTAAAATTACCACTTATATAGTTAATCATTCATTTCAAGATTTTGAAGATATGAAATTCAATGAATATAAATCTAATTTTATGAATGATGCGAAAATGATAAGAATTCGATATTCTATTTATTTTGTATTAATTGAAAATACAATAACTATTCTTGTAGCAGCAGGGATGTTAATTTATATCTCCCCAATTTTATTTGGAGCTAGTTTTGGGTTTAGCATAATTACTTTACTTATTTCAATTTATGCAGGAACAATGTTAATGAGGTGAGTTGAAAAAATATCACTTAATAATGCTAGCTATGTTCATAAATTAAATAACTTATTAAAAGGCTTCCAATTAATGTTTTCTAATTCTAAAATCAAAATATTTCAAAAAAAATTAGATAATTTTAATGATGAATTTGAAACAAACCACGCTAAATTTATTTGTAAACAATTTAAATGGTCAATTCCTTTTGGGTTAAATAATCGCTTAAGTTGATGTATATGTTTAATTTTAAATGCTTATTTATTATATTCAAAACAAATAACTGCTGCAGAATTTATTGCTGTCATTCCAATTTTTACTAATTTCAATAATGAGTTAATTGGAGTTTTTGAATCAACAGCTAACTTGTTTTCAACTAATTCAATTAATCGAAAATTCAATTTAGAAAATGAGTTGAATATTTCTAGTGGTAATCAATTTAAAAAGGTTGAAGAAGTTAGTTTGCAAGGTATTAGTATTAGTTATAATGAAAAACCAATTATTAACAATTTATCATGTGATTTTAAAGCTAACCAAAAATATTTATTGAGCGGAAAATCAGGGGCTGGAAAAACCACACTAATAAAAACAATTGTTGGTTTTAAAAATATTAATCAAGGAGTCATTTCAGTTAACAATCAAATCATTGATAATAAAAATCTATATGATTTTAAAAATCACATCAGTTATGTCGAACAAAATACATACTTATTTGATGATACTGTTGGTTTTAATATAGCTTTGAGCGATCATTACGATATAGACAGAATTAATGCAATTTTAAAATTAATTCAATTGGATTCTATTGCTAATTTTGATCACAGCACAATTATTGGTGGGGATAGTGATAAAATTTCTGGTGGTCAAAAACAACGAATTGGTTTAGCTAGAGCATTATATTTAAATCGTCAAATATGATTGATTGATGAAACTACTTCTAATCTTGACAAAGAAAATAAATATATTATTGAAAATATCATTTTAAATCAAAAAGATAAAATTGTTGTTATGATAAGTCATAATTTAAGCAAAGAAAATCAAAGTAAAATTAATCAAATAATCACAATATAA
- the deoC gene encoding deoxyribose-phosphate aldolase yields MKLNKCIDHTLLKSDATESEIIKLCHEAIEYDFATVYVNEYWTPLAQKILIGSNIGITNVIGFPLGASSSEVKAFETKNAIKNGATEIDMVVNIGALIDGDYETVLNDMKAVKNAAGKQIVKCIMENCLLTKDQIIKACELAVEAKLDFVKTSTGFSTSGATFEDVKLMKETVGNNAQVKAAGGVRTYQDAIQMIENGATRLGTSGGVAIIKGEEHQKGY; encoded by the coding sequence ATGAAATTAAATAAATGTATTGATCATACTTTATTAAAATCTGATGCAACTGAATCTGAAATTATCAAGTTGTGTCATGAGGCAATCGAATACGATTTTGCTACAGTTTACGTTAATGAATATTGAACTCCATTAGCACAAAAGATTTTGATTGGTTCAAATATTGGAATAACTAATGTGATTGGTTTTCCATTAGGTGCTAGTTCAAGCGAAGTTAAAGCATTTGAAACCAAAAATGCAATTAAAAATGGAGCAACAGAAATTGATATGGTTGTTAACATCGGTGCTTTAATCGATGGTGATTATGAAACTGTATTGAATGATATGAAAGCAGTTAAAAACGCTGCTGGAAAACAAATTGTAAAATGTATAATGGAAAATTGTTTATTAACCAAAGATCAAATTATCAAAGCGTGTGAATTAGCTGTTGAAGCAAAGCTGGATTTTGTTAAAACTTCAACTGGTTTTTCAACTTCAGGAGCAACCTTTGAAGATGTAAAACTAATGAAAGAAACAGTTGGAAATAATGCTCAAGTTAAAGCAGCTGGTGGGGTTAGAACTTATCAGGATGCAATTCAGATGATTGAAAATGGCGCAACACGTTTAGGAACTAGTGGTGGTGTAGCTATTATTAAAGGTGAAGAACATCAAAAAGGATACTAG
- a CDS encoding ATP-binding cassette domain-containing protein, translated as MKKIILFKNHKGHLAIYITLSIIQNISVVLSTYSLGMVLKNAVPPISDFTRAGYLSLFTITLFLLSAFCSYINTIVKTDLSKKIKIDLINIVILKIFSYNLQEFNENKKGEYLSWINNDVENIESGVYSLFLIFLDSFFSIIFTFIALAFISWIVLLITIFFSLLFLVVPYFMKKRITKNIINSSLSSADFISRTENLMNGYEEFYASNKSNILRSLITTTGLNYENVKQKQTLTVNKLLLFMHSFIIFVKFAVIVAVIILSSSYEWIIKGGPLMVLSIEPLSYSFVIQFSNIITNLTSFFSHTELAKKFNVNNKEAKISKINFQNLKINNLNYSIENKEIIHNLSFDIKKNEKILIIGESGAGKSTIFNILMKRVKDFSGQIYFNDNKKINYNEINDRSLFQFIDFLNQHPLFFNDTLKNNLTLFDENIEENDILNALKRTNMIKWFEQNGSDLNTMINSENKNISSGEMQRLSLARVLLRNKELLFLDEVTANLDIDNRRLIEEIILNSDKTILFISHSIEEENKSKFDKVIQI; from the coding sequence ATGAAGAAAATAATTCTTTTCAAAAATCATAAAGGGCATTTAGCTATTTATATTACTTTAAGTATTATTCAAAATATTAGTGTCGTTTTATCAACATATTCTTTAGGGATGGTGCTAAAAAATGCTGTACCACCTATTTCAGATTTTACAAGGGCAGGTTATCTATCCTTATTTACTATAACACTATTCTTATTATCAGCATTTTGTAGTTATATTAATACAATTGTAAAAACTGATTTAAGCAAAAAAATTAAAATCGATTTGATAAATATCGTTATTTTAAAAATATTTTCTTATAATTTGCAAGAATTTAATGAAAATAAAAAAGGAGAATACTTATCTTGAATTAACAATGATGTGGAAAATATTGAAAGTGGAGTTTATTCATTATTTCTTATTTTTTTAGATTCATTTTTTAGCATTATTTTCACATTCATTGCCTTAGCTTTTATTAGTTGAATAGTATTATTGATTACAATATTTTTTTCTTTATTATTTTTAGTTGTCCCTTATTTTATGAAAAAAAGAATTACTAAAAATATTATTAATTCTTCACTTTCTTCTGCTGATTTTATTAGTAGAACAGAAAATTTGATGAATGGTTATGAAGAATTTTATGCAAGTAACAAAAGTAATATTTTAAGAAGTTTAATAACTACAACTGGGTTAAATTATGAGAATGTCAAACAAAAACAAACACTAACAGTTAATAAACTGCTTTTATTTATGCACTCTTTTATTATCTTTGTAAAATTTGCTGTTATTGTTGCTGTTATTATTTTATCTTCATCTTATGAATGAATAATAAAGGGTGGACCATTAATGGTCTTATCAATTGAACCACTATCATATTCTTTTGTAATTCAATTTTCTAATATTATTACGAATCTTACCTCATTTTTTTCTCATACTGAATTAGCAAAGAAATTTAATGTTAACAATAAAGAAGCTAAAATAAGTAAAATAAACTTTCAAAATTTAAAAATTAATAATTTAAACTATAGTATTGAAAATAAAGAAATAATTCATAATCTATCATTTGATATTAAAAAAAATGAAAAGATATTAATCATTGGAGAGTCAGGAGCTGGTAAATCAACGATATTTAATATTTTAATGAAAAGAGTAAAAGATTTTTCTGGACAAATTTATTTTAATGATAATAAAAAAATAAATTATAATGAAATAAATGATAGATCTTTATTTCAATTCATTGATTTTCTTAATCAACACCCATTGTTTTTTAATGATACTCTTAAAAATAACTTAACGCTATTTGATGAAAATATTGAAGAAAATGATATTTTAAACGCTTTAAAAAGAACTAACATGATTAAATGGTTTGAACAAAATGGTAGTGATTTAAATACGATGATTAATAGTGAAAATAAAAATATTTCGTCTGGAGAAATGCAAAGATTATCTTTAGCAAGAGTTTTACTTAGAAATAAAGAGTTATTATTTTTGGATGAAGTAACTGCTAATTTAGATATCGATAATCGCAGATTAATTGAAGAAATAATTTTAAATTCTGATAAAACAATTTTATTTATTTCTCACTCAATAGAAGAAGAAAATAAATCAAAGTTCGATAAAGTTATTCAAATTTAA